A section of the Ovis canadensis isolate MfBH-ARS-UI-01 breed Bighorn chromosome 1, ARS-UI_OviCan_v2, whole genome shotgun sequence genome encodes:
- the JTB gene encoding protein JTB: MPAGAGGRGLPQGHRLCWLLCAFTLRLCQAEAPVREEKLSVSTSNLPCWLVEEFVVAEECAPCSNFQAKTTPECGSTGYVEKITCSSSKRSEFKSCRSALMEQRLFWKFEGAVIGLALVFACLVIVRQRQLDRKALEKVRKQIESI, encoded by the exons ATGCCGGCGGGCGCGGGGGGGCGTGGCCTCCCCCAGGGCCACCGCCTCTGCTGGTTGCTCTGCGCGTTCACTTTAAGGCTCTG CCAAGCAGAGGCTCCCGTGCGGGAAGAGAAACTGTCAG TGAGCACCTCAAATTTGCCGTGCTGGCTGGTGGAAGAGTTTGTGGTGGCCGAAGAGTGTGCTCCATGTTCTAATTTCCAGGCT AAAACCACCCCTGAGTGTGGTTCCACAGGATACGTGGAGAAAATAACATGCAGCTCATCTAAGAGGAGTGAGTTCAAAAG CTGCCGCTCAGCTCTGATGGAACAACGCTTATTCTGGAAATTTGAAGGGGCTGTCATAGGTCTGGCCTTGGTCTTTGCTTGCCTTGTCATCGTTCGTCAGCGACAGCTGGACAGAAAGGCTCTGGAAAAGGTCCGGAAGCAAATTGAGTCCATATAG